The Betaproteobacteria bacterium sequence GTATGTGGTAGAAGTCTCCCTTCAAGCCGAGACGCAGAAAGAAGTCGAGATCGGGAATCTGCCTGAGGTCGGAGCGCCAAGGTCCGATCTCCTCGTAGGCACTGCGGCGAAACAAGGCGCCGGGCCCCGGCAAGCAGTGAAGCTCGGCATACAGAGCACGGCGGGAAAAATCCGGCGGGCACACGGTCGTTGTCCGTACCGACCTCTCGTCGATGATGTCGAAGTCAGGGTAGACCAGAGCGGCGTCCGGCCTGGAGGCGAGCTCTTCCGCGCAGCGCCGAACGCCTTGCGGCCGAAGCCTGTCGTCGGCGCTGAGATAGCCGAGGAACTCTCCTTTCCCCATCGACCAGCCCGTCGCCATGGCAGCGCTCTGTCCCGCATTGGGTTGTCGATGCAGCTTCACCCGATCCCCAAACCCGGCCACCAGTTCGGCGGTGCCGTCGGTGGAACCATCATCCACCACGATGATCTCCAGGTTCGGGTAATCCTGAGCGAGCAGACTCTCGACGGCTTCGACCACGTAGTCGGCGGCGTTATAGGCCGGCACGACCATCGTCACTCGAACGGTCGTCAAGCACGTTCTCCCTTCGCTAACCCTTCGTTAACCCTTCGTACCGGCGCCGCGCTTGGCGCTGGAATCGTCTTGCTCGTCAGCTTGGTACCGTCCTCCCGACCGAGGCCGACGTGCGGGCTTCACCCGCAAATTCTCGAAGTGCTTGACCAGATCCTTCACGATCGCCGGCCATGCGTAGTTCCACATCACGTACGCCCGGAGCCGCTCACCCGCCGCAGGCAAGGACGCACGGCGAGCCAGCATGGCTCTGAGGCCTTCGCGCAGCCCTTCGACGCTCGCCGGCACGACCTCGCCTCCGCCGATCGCGGCCACCTCATCGAAGCCGCAGCGGTCGGTCAGCAGCACCGGCGTACCGAGAATTCCCGCCTCCAGAGCGACGAGTGACATGGCCTCGGCGCGCGATGGAACGACGAGCAACAGGGCTCGCCGATAGGCTTCGGTCCGCCCGTCTTCCCCGAGGTGACCGGTAAAGCGTACGCGGCCAGACAGACCGTGCGCCTCGATCGCCGAAACGAGGCGCGACTGCATCCCGAAGTCCGGACCGGCCAGTACGAGCTCGACGTCGGGGTGCTCGGCCGCCACACTCGAAAACGCTTCCACCAGCAGGTCGGGTCCCTTGACCTCGGCCAAGCGACCTACAAACAGGACGACAGGCCTGCGTGCCTGCGATTCCGCGTCCTGCGGCGTTGTCGGCTCCTCGACCCCATTTGGGACGACGACTACGGTGTCGGCAGCCAGGCCGAAGCGCTCCATGATCTGCCGGCGCTCGAGCGCGGTGATCGCGATGAGAAGGCCAGCATTGCGAATCATCCGCTGCCCGAACAGCCGGTGAAACGCGCGGGCGATCGGCCGTGGATTCTCGAGGCCGATGAATTCACCGGCGGCGCTGAGCGCATAGGGCTTGCCGAGCCATGTAGCGGTCAAAGTCGTCGCTACGGAAAGGAGGTTCCAGTAGCCGAGAACGTGAATGACGTCTGCATTCGCGACCAGGCGTACCAGACTGGACAGTCTGAGCAGCGGAATCGAAAAACGCAGCCGGTAGGAGCGGAATACATGGACCGCAATGCCTTGGCTGCGCATCGTGTCCGCCAGATCTCCATCCTGCATCGCCAGGACCTCGCAGCGGTGGCCTTGTCGACGAAGGTGATCGGCCAAGCGCCGGGTCCTTTCCGCAGTTCCCCCGCCGAGACGCGAGTCGAGCGATATCGTGGTCAGAAGTATGTTCATCTCGATCCCGCTAGTCTGGCGCCGATGCGCGGACTGAGAGCGCCCGCCGCACTCCTACGAGCGACGGGTCCAGGTGGAAGCGGTTGCGCACGCGAAGCACGAAAGCGACGACTTGGAGCACGTTGCCGACCGCCGCGCCGGCGGCCAGGCCAAAAACCCCGCCATAAGCGAGGCCGACGACACAGAGAGCGACAGTGGCGATACTGGTGAGCAAGGTGATCGTGAAGGCGCGCCGCTGGTCTCCCCAGACCATCAAGAGGACGCCAGCCGAACCCCCGCAAGCATGCAGCACATTGCCCAGCCCGAGGATCAGCGTGAGCCCGTAGGCGTTCTTGTATTCGTCGTTCCAAGCGGAGATCAGCCCATAGCCCGCAATGGCGAAGCCGGCATAGAGAAGAGCGGCTAGCCCCGCGCTGACAAGAACCAGCTTGCGAAGCATTTCCCGCAGGAGCTCGGTGTTTTCCTTCGCGCGTGCCTCCACGCCGAGCGGCGCGAAGGCGGCATTAGCGATCGCCAAGGGTATGACCAACAGCGCCGAAAAGCGTAGTGCTATGCCGTACTGCGCGACATCGCTCATCGTCCCCAGGGCGCTCAGCAGAAAGAGATCGACATGCGCAACGGCGAATAGCGTCAGCGTGGTGAAAAGGTTGGGCAAGGTGTGGCGGACAAGGCTGCCGATATTCGCCGTTCGCCTGGCGGGCACCCTCCAGCGCCACACCGCTCGGCCGACCAGAGCCAACCCCGTCATCGCGCCGACCGTCCAGCCGGTCAGCCCCGCGGCCAGCACGGCGCGCAGTGTCGTATCGCCTCCACGCAAGAAAACGAGGACCAGAAAACCGGCGGTGAAGAGACTTCCAAGCGCCGCCAGGTTTGCTGCAGCCCTGATTGCATGAACCGAGCGCAGGGTCTCGACCAAGATGGTGGTAAGGCTGGATAGCGGCACGGTGAGGGCCAGGATCGGCACGATCGCCGCCCAACTGTCCCTGTTGGTCGCGTCGACCGCTCCCAAAAGATTCGGCAGCCATAGCATGGCCAGTATCGCTGCAGATGAGCTCACCAGAAGGCAGATGAGAACGATGCGGACGATCAGCTGACGGGCGCGTCCGAAGTCGTTTTCTGCGGTCGATTCGTTTACAGTCGCGGGAATCGTCGATGGCAGCCCGAGCTGCCCCAGCGTCGCCAGTCCGGCGATGACGAGCTGCGCGAGGAAGAACTTACCGACCGAATTCTGATCCAGCGAAAGCGGGAGCAGGATGGAAGTCGCCACGCCCGATGCGACCACCGCACCTCGGCTGAACAGTGCCGCGGTTCCCGCCCTGCGGAAAGTCGGCGCCGCGAGGACGTTCAGGTCGCCATTGCTCATAGCAAACGGGCGGCTTCGACACGCCGCAGTATCACGATATAGCTCCGTTCTCGTCACCGGCGAGTAGCCGCGCGTAAGCGCCGAGGCGGTCGCGGAAATGGACTGATGTGACGCCCAGGCGCAGCCCCCGCTCTGACGAAAAGCGTCTATTGACGGCACCGGTCGGAAGCCCGCGCGCCTTGAGAGCCAAACGAAGGCAGACGCGCGGAAGCACGGGGACGCTTTTCAGCGACGCGCGGCCGAACGCTTCCGCCAAGCGATCCTGAACATAGGCGAAGTTGTTGTCCGGGTCAGAGTCTTCCGTCACCAGGATCACCTGCGAACCGAGCGGCGCCTCGGTAAGCGCGGCGCGGAGGAGCGCATCGGCGACGGTCTCTACGCTGACCAGGTGCATACGCCTGTCCCCATAGAGAGCACGGCGCAAAGCAAGCTTCCAGCCAGGGGCATGCCGCATCTCCTCGGCGAAGCTGACGACGTTGCGCCCGCCAGCGCCGAACACTGCGCCGAGCCTCAATACCACCGTTTCCGGAAAAGCCGCCGCCAGGATCCCTTCCGCTGCCAAGTGCTCCGCTTCGTAGGCTGTCCGTGGCCGAGGCGGCGTTTCTTCATCGACACAATCAACATCGGCCCCCGAATACACATCTATGCTGCTCGCGTGCACGCAACGGCGGATGCCAGCCCTCTCGAAGATGGGCTGCAGGCGCTGCAGCATCTCGGGATACCAGCCGCTGCCGTCGGGACGCAGCAGATTGATCAGCAC is a genomic window containing:
- a CDS encoding glycosyltransferase; translated protein: MTTVRVTMVVPAYNAADYVVEAVESLLAQDYPNLEIIVVDDGSTDGTAELVAGFGDRVKLHRQPNAGQSAAMATGWSMGKGEFLGYLSADDRLRPQGVRRCAEELASRPDAALVYPDFDIIDERSVRTTTVCPPDFSRRALYAELHCLPGPGALFRRSAYEEIGPWRSDLRQIPDLDFFLRLGLKGDFYHIPEVLAEFRMHAQSTTYRAVPFERGEEPLKMVEEFLARADLPSDVRSWQRSMRANARLLSAAIHGRSGRFSLAAKRLAAAAIAEPRAAVSRKALGHVLLMIKGAMTRRSSAT
- a CDS encoding glycosyltransferase, producing MNILLTTISLDSRLGGGTAERTRRLADHLRRQGHRCEVLAMQDGDLADTMRSQGIAVHVFRSYRLRFSIPLLRLSSLVRLVANADVIHVLGYWNLLSVATTLTATWLGKPYALSAAGEFIGLENPRPIARAFHRLFGQRMIRNAGLLIAITALERRQIMERFGLAADTVVVVPNGVEEPTTPQDAESQARRPVVLFVGRLAEVKGPDLLVEAFSSVAAEHPDVELVLAGPDFGMQSRLVSAIEAHGLSGRVRFTGHLGEDGRTEAYRRALLLVVPSRAEAMSLVALEAGILGTPVLLTDRCGFDEVAAIGGGEVVPASVEGLREGLRAMLARRASLPAAGERLRAYVMWNYAWPAIVKDLVKHFENLRVKPARRPRSGGRYQADEQDDSSAKRGAGTKG
- a CDS encoding NAD-dependent epimerase/dehydratase family protein; this translates as MENYNSTEAPCVAVLGGTGFVGRALVARCPKEVSGRVTFLVHRSTPAWLAAAAVSSSGVDLEDVNDVRAALDRHDVLINLLRPDGSGWYPEMLQRLQPIFERAGIRRCVHASSIDVYSGADVDCVDEETPPRPRTAYEAEHLAAEGILAAAFPETVVLRLGAVFGAGGRNVVSFAEEMRHAPGWKLALRRALYGDRRMHLVSVETVADALLRAALTEAPLGSQVILVTEDSDPDNNFAYVQDRLAEAFGRASLKSVPVLPRVCLRLALKARGLPTGAVNRRFSSERGLRLGVTSVHFRDRLGAYARLLAGDENGAIS